The Sphaerisporangium siamense genome includes the window GCATGCGGGTGGTGCTGCGCTCGCGCTCGATCCGGAGCTGGGTGTCGGAGCGCAGCACCTCGGCCTGAGCACGGCGGGCCTCGGCGTCGGCCTCGGCGACCGCCCGCTCGGCCCGGTGATCGTAGAAGGTGGTCACGACGCCACCGGCCGGATCACGTAGGCGAGCGCAGCCTCGAAGCACGCCGGCTCGCACGCCTGCATGAACGACAGCATCGTGGCGGTCTGTGTGGGCGTCAGGTGGGACAGCGCGTCCTGCATGGCCGCGCGGTCGAGGTCGCTCATCGGGCGCTCCGGGCGGTGTTGTGGGCGTGGATCCGCTCGCGGTCGCGGGCGCACGCGGCGTCGGTCTCTTCGCGCTGGGCGGGGGAGAGGCGGGGCATCACGGCGTCACGGGTGGGGATGTGCTCGCCGAGTGCCTCGTAGAGGACCCGGATGAGCAGGTCCGTGGCCTCGGCGTTGGACAGGCGGCTCACCGCGGACTCCGGAGGGTGCGGGTGGGGCGGCGGCAGACGTGGCTGCCGGTGAACTGGGCGCTGCAACGCGAGCAGGTGGTGATCGGCGTGGTGGGGGCGTCGTTGGCACCGGCCGGCCACTGCTGCCGGGCGTGCGGCGCAAGCGAGGGGACTGTGGTCACGACGGCTGCCCGCCAACCGCCGGACAGATCCGGCACGAGGAGTCGCCGCAGGACGTCGCCGTGGGCGCGGGCATGGCCGACGGGTCGTCGGGGGCGACCGCCTCCCGGGTGGCCTGAATCTGGAGGACCGCGTCGTAGAGGGCCGCGGAGAACAACTCCAGCTCGGCCTCGTCGAACGTCTCCTCCGTGTGCATGTCGATGATCGTGCGGGCGATGTCGAAGCCGTAGATGCGGATCAGGTCGATGACGAGGGCCGCGCCGGATCGCAAGCCGAAGGTGAAGATGGACGTGGGGGCGTCGGACGTGGGCGGAGTACGCTCAGCCATGGATCTCTCTCCTGTAACGGCAGGTTGGAGGGTCTAGGGCCTGTTCGGTGTTCCAGCACCGGGCAGGCCCGTTTTGCGTTGGTCGCCTCTGACGACTTCTTGCGGGTGTGGCCACACCCAAGTTACGTTAGGTGTGGCCACACCCGCAAGTCGCATCCAAGGAGAGCTGCAATTGATAACCGAGGGCCATACCCCGTACCGTGATCTCGTGCCCAACCAGCCATCGACCCCGAAGCACGGCGTCCGGATCCCGGACGTCCGGTGGAACGCCTTCGGCGAGCGTGCGCAGCAACAGGGCACCGATCGGACCAAGTTGATCAACGCGTTCATGGCGTGGTACATCCGCGAACCCGGCGCCGAACTGCCCGAACGTCCATCGGTCGGCGAGGAATAACGCCAGCTAATAGGCACCTTTCAATTCAACGTAGGGCGCCATGAGTAAACGATGCACTGAGAGTGCATCGCTGATGCAGCGTGACCGCTCTCAGTGCATCGCCAGTGCGTCCTTCGACGCGCTTGTTAACATCAAGGTCCATCCGCTGGTACGGCCCGCAGGGAGCCGGACGTGGACGTCGTAGACCGCTGGACCGGGCGCCATGCCTGCGCTCTCCAGGCTGCGTTACGCATGACCCACGATGAGTTCGCTGAGTCGCTGGGTGTCGCCCGCAGAACCGTCGCCGCATGGCACGGCAGGCCGGCCGTGGTCTTGCGCTCCGACATGCAGCGCGCTCTGGACACCGCCTATGAGAGGGCGCCCGCGACAGCCCGGGCCCGATTCATGCAACACCTCGGTCGCCTGCAGCGCGGCCCCGGCAAGCAAGAGCAGGCGCTCACGGTGGCCATCGCTGTCGTCGTCAAGGATGGGCACGTGCTCCTGGTGTGCAGGCGCGACGCCGAGACGGCAGGCATCACCTGGCAGTTCGTCGCTGGCGTCGTCAAGCCCGGCGTAGCACCCGAGATCATCGCGGTCCGGGAGACCTTTGCCGAGACCGGCGTGCACTGCTCCGTCCGAACGCACCTCGGCAGCCGCCTTCACCCAGTGACGGGCGTCCACTGCGACTACTACCTGTGCGACTACCTTGCAGGGGACGTCGAGAACCGCGACCCCGAAGAGAATGTGAGCGCCATCTGGGCGCTGCAGACCGCTCTCACCCGCTTCATACCGCCCGAACAGATCTACGCCCCGGTGCTCGACGCCATCGAGGAGAACCATGAACGACCAGCCTGAACGGCCCGCCATTGCCGCTGCCGTCATCGTGGACGACGGTCGACTCCTACTCGTCCGCCGTCGAGTCAGCGAGGGGAGCCTGTCGTGGCAGTTCCCGGCCGGTGCCGTGGAAGCGGGAGAGTCCGGGGAAGAGGCTGCCGTGCGAGAAACGCGTGAGGAGACGGGCCTCGCGGTCGTCCCGGTCAAGCATCTCGGGGAACGCATCCACCCGAACACCGGCCGTCTCATGATCTACGTGGCATGCGAGGTGCTCGACGGATCTGCTCATGTGGCCGACGCCGACGAACTCGCCGAGGTCGAATGGTGCGATCGCGTGTTGGTGGCAGACCATGTCCCCTACCCGTTCTATGAGCCTGTTCAGGCGTACTTGGACGGGCTCCTCTGAGCCAGTCGCAGCGAGCTCCTATGCGCCTGGGTGCTGCTGGGCTGCCCGACGTCGCCGACGTAGTTCACGCTGAGCCTGCGCACGGGCACACTCACGCGAGCAATACTTCACGCCCTCCGATCGGTATTGTCCGTACTCCGCACGTCCCCGTTGGCGGACGAAGGGGCGGCCGCAGGGCTCATTTGTGCATCTTTTGACGGGTGTTCCTTCTGCAAGGTGGTTGTACAGCTGCAAGAATGACACGGAGAAGATCGTGGGCCATCTATCGGATAGATCCCCCAGTCCGACGCTGAATTTCCGTAGCGCGCCGTTCATTGTGTCCTTAAGGTCCGAGAGGCGTAGTTCAATTTCAAGCTTCCTAAGTGCGTTCAAAGATTCTGGCCATAGAAAAGGCTTGTCGCTATTGAGCTGCTGTAGGAAGCGCAAACGCTCGTCGGAAACATCTGGCTCGACGACCCTCTCCAAGCCTCCTTCTTCCTGGCAGGCCAGCCATGTTTGGACGGCGCGCTGAGCGAGACGGATATGGAATGACACCTCCTCGCGGTGGAAGCCTGACCCCGACCTGAAGCGATCGCGGTGCTCCTCTTCGGTAGGAATGGCTGCAATCTCGTCTTCGTGATCGAGACGCAACGACTGGTGTATTTCCTGAAATTCAAAGGCGAACAGCAAGCCGTAGGTTCTCATGAGATGAGCTGCGGCGTCGAGGTCGTCGGGTGGCGTTTCAAGTAGCTCCCGCATGTAGAAGTCTTGCGGAAGGTGGATGGGACTCCCTCGCAGGATCCCAGCCGGCCACGCAAGCCAATCGCCATCTACTTCCACCTCAAGCAATGGAGTCACGGGAGGGGTTGGGATCACAGTCCCCGGCCAGAGCGTAGGACGAAATCGTGGGTCGAGGTATGACGTCATGGCGCCACCCTAGCCGCTAGGGTCGTAGCACGTAACCCTCTTCCTCTGTACCACGCCCCCGGCAGACTGGAAGGCTCCCACATGATCGACATCCCTGCACGAGCTTCTGCATCCCCCTTCGATGCGCTGCGCCACGAAGATCAGAACGGCGAGTATT containing:
- a CDS encoding NUDIX hydrolase → MDVVDRWTGRHACALQAALRMTHDEFAESLGVARRTVAAWHGRPAVVLRSDMQRALDTAYERAPATARARFMQHLGRLQRGPGKQEQALTVAIAVVVKDGHVLLVCRRDAETAGITWQFVAGVVKPGVAPEIIAVRETFAETGVHCSVRTHLGSRLHPVTGVHCDYYLCDYLAGDVENRDPEENVSAIWALQTALTRFIPPEQIYAPVLDAIEENHERPA
- a CDS encoding NUDIX hydrolase codes for the protein MNDQPERPAIAAAVIVDDGRLLLVRRRVSEGSLSWQFPAGAVEAGESGEEAAVRETREETGLAVVPVKHLGERIHPNTGRLMIYVACEVLDGSAHVADADELAEVEWCDRVLVADHVPYPFYEPVQAYLDGLL